AGGCCTCCGAGTATCTGCGCCTCCTGCGCGCCTTCGAGACGCGGCGCGTGGAGACGATGCTCGAGCTGGGAAGTGGCGGTGGCAACAACGCCAGCCACCTCAAGCGGGACTTGAGGATGACGCTCGTGGAGCCGTCCGACGGGATGCGCGCGCACAGTGTCGCCCTCAATCCGGAGTGCGAGCACCTGCCGGGCGACATGCGCACCGTGAGGCTGGGGCGGACCTTCGACGCGGTCTTCATCCACGACGCCATCGAGTACATGACGACGGAGGAGGACCTGCGCGCGGCGCTTCTGACGGCGGCCGAGCACGTGGCTCCGGGCGGCGTGGTGCTGGTGGCGCCGGACGCCACGCGGGAGACCTTCGAGCCCGGGCTGACGACGGAGGGGGGCGACGAGCCCGAGGTACCCGGACGTGGCTTCCGCTCGTTGCGCTACATGATGTGGACCCTGCCCCCGACGCCGGGAGAGTCCTTCGTCGAGACCCACTTCGGGATGTTGCTGAAGGAGCGGGATGGGACGGTCCGCTCCATCCACGACGTGCACCACAACGGGCTGCACTCACGCGCCACGTGGCTGCGGCTGTTC
This genomic stretch from Myxococcus fulvus harbors:
- a CDS encoding class I SAM-dependent methyltransferase, whose translation is MRLYDELADWWPLVSPPSEYVEEASEYLRLLRAFETRRVETMLELGSGGGNNASHLKRDLRMTLVEPSDGMRAHSVALNPECEHLPGDMRTVRLGRTFDAVFIHDAIEYMTTEEDLRAALLTAAEHVAPGGVVLVAPDATRETFEPGLTTEGGDEPEVPGRGFRSLRYMMWTLPPTPGESFVETHFGMLLKERDGTVRSIHDVHHNGLHSRATWLRLFDEVGLDARLEVRTLEGTAYDTFVAVRRASGAQ